From the Dama dama isolate Ldn47 chromosome 30, ASM3311817v1, whole genome shotgun sequence genome, the window ATCAGATTAACTTGCTTTGTTTTCTCATtatcttgttcatttatttgtttatcatGTGTCATCTTCTACTCCTAGGAGTAGAAGTTTATCTGGCATGATCTCTAAAGTACTTTAACACCTAGAACAGTGCATGGAATGTTAGAGATGCCTGgtaagtatttctttctttcttttgaatgaatgaatgttgttgttcattcactcagtgctgtccgaccctttgtgaccccatggactgcagcatgccaggcttccctgtcattcactatctcccagagcttgctcaaactcatatcctttgagttggtgatgccatccaaccatctcatcctctgttgtccccttctcctgccttcagtctttcccatcatcagggtcttttccagtgagtcagttctttgcatcaagtggccaaagtattggagcttcagcctcagcatcaatctGTCCAGTGAATATtttggattgatttcctttaggattgcagtccaagagactctcaagagtcttcttcaataccaccaTTCAAAAGCTTGGTGCTTTTGCACCAAGCAATTCTGGTGCAAAAGCACCATCAATTCTTGGTgcttaaccttctttatggtccaactctcacatccatacatgactatgggaaaaaccatacctttgactagatggacctttgtcggcaaagaaatgtctctgctttttaatattctgtcatagctttttttccaaggagcaagcgtctttcaattcatggctgcagtcaccatctgcagtgactttgaagcccaagaaaataaagtctgtcactgtttccattgtttctccatctatttgccatgaagtgatgggaccagacgccatgatctttgttttttgaatgttgagttttaagccaggtttttcactttttttccactttttttttcactttttcagcttcatcaagaggctctttacttctgcttcgctttttgccataagggtggtgtcatctgcatatctgaggttactgatatttctcctggcagtcttgattccagcttgtgcttcctccaggccggcatttcgcatgatgtacttggtatataagttaaataagcagggtgacaatatacagccttgacatactcctttcccaattttgaaccagtctgttgttccacgtcaggttctaactgtggcttcttgacctgtatacaggtttctcaggaggcaggtacggtggtctgatactcccatctctttaagaattttccacagttcgttgttatccacacagtcaaaggctttaggattgatgaagcagaagtagatatgtttctggaattctcttgctttttctgtaatcCAACAgttgtcggcaatttgatctctgattcctgtgccttttccaaatccagcttgaacatctggaagttctcggttcatgtactgttgaatgagtaaatggaTGTATTCCTTCACCTGTCCATTCACTTTAATGCCTGTTGCAGATTATGTATGTGTTTAGCCTACTGTAGATTATGTAGAACTCtatacaagcacacacacacaaagtctggCATGGTGAATAGAGTTAAgtgaataaaatgtaaatgttatggTGTTACGTTTCACTCTTTACAGGAAGAGTTCTTTCGCAATCCTCATGCAGTTGACATTGAGTCTGAAGATTTCAACAGCCTGCCCCTTGAAGTAAAGCATGAAATCTTGACTGATATGAAGGAATTTACTAAGCGGAGAAGAACATTATTTGAAGCAATGCCAGAGGTGAAGTATACAACAGCACGTTAATGTGTAAAGTTAAGAATGTCAGcaaaatttttgttaaaattaaagaatattgaTAAACATTACTCACACGATCTGTTGTTTTCAGTAATAGCCTTTGCATAGCTCTGAGGTCCTGTGAAACATCATTTATGTATAAGTCGGAACTTACAGATACTTACTCACAGAAGACCTCTTGACTTTCCACCAAGACCAAGTCTCGTCTCCTGCTCTGTGTTCTCACAGCTCCCTGTGGTGTCTCTTTAGATTCTTAGCACCCAAACGTGCCTACCTTGTGCTCTTCTGTATTTTCAGCACTTAGCTCAGTATTTTtcacatagtagatgcttagtAGTTTGGTCCTTAAGTTAGTTCATGAAAGTTATTTTAATCCATCATATACATTGTAGGATATTAGCAATAATATAGAACCTGATCACAGTGGAGAAGTTTGTTCTAACTTGAAATTCCAGGTATCTGTTCCCCTGAAGGCTAAAAGTGTAGTCAGATCTTCcatcttctctcttcctctttctggacGGTGGTAACAGGGATTCAGTGGTAAATTCCTCAACTTGGAGCCTCTGATGGTGGCTTTGCAGCCACAGAAACGTGAAGTGGGGCAGTGCATGGAATTGGGTTGTCTTGAGTGTGTTCCCTGGTCTTACTGCACCATCATTACTGTGTTTAGCTGGTGAATGAGTCTTGTTTTCCTTCCTACTGCTACAACCTGCTCTTTCTAACATTGTTCTCCCTTAAGTTTGCCTATGAATTTTGTAATATTGCTAATGAATGGATGTGGGGCTTGTCTTTTTTCTACAGACTTTTGAACATTTCGTAGATtgatagaaaaaatatgaaaagggcaggagctgtttcttttcccatcactccctttctgctttttcatgaaGCACATGAACATAGGAGAACACTAAGGTGTACAGAAATGATGTACAAAGGACAGAAGTAAACTTAATTTCATCTCGGGAGAGGGGGGAATCCATGCTCAGTTTATCAACCAAGCATTTTTAcaaataagttttatttatttgctttggcTGCACCGCGTCTTTGTTGCTCTGCACGGGCATTTCTCCAGTTGCGGGGCGTGGGCTTCttagtgtgcgggcttctcttgcggggagcacgggctctagggcgagcaggctcagtagttgcagctcctgggcccaagagcacgggctcaatagttgtggggcgtgggcttagttgttcacagcctgtgggatcttcctggaccagggattgaaccagtctctcctgcattggcaggtggattcttgactcctgagccaccagggaagccctctgaagcCCTCAGTCAAGCGTTTTATTTCTTGAGTGTGAAAGGACCTCTGGCTTGTCTTTTCAGGGAATAGAATTTGGATTATGTAAACAATAGTGGAACAGATggtagaaaaagagaaagtccCAATGCCttgctccatttcttctctttcttttctctgcagAGCCTCTGGGCTGGGTCGGCCAGGGTGGAGTGGGGCACAGCCCATTGGATCTGTCATTCTGGTAGCTGAGGGAAGTTCTGAGTCACTCAGGTTGGACCTTTGCATTGTCTGTACATCAGGCAAATGCAATGTTGATAATAGTAATGTTGGTGAGAATATGAGTAATCATAATAATCTTGGTAATAATTTAGTATAAGGCTTAGCAACCTGGTTTTGACCCAGATCTACCATGTAACTAACCACACGGTTCTAGAGGGGTTACTTAAACTGTTTGAGTCTCACTTTCTTCATTTGTAGAATGGAGATAATGACTTCTGTCTCCTTTGTGGTTGAGAATAAAATGGgataatacatgtaaaaacaCTTAGAAGAATGCCTTACTCAGGAGATGTGCTGTAAATGTTAAGTATTATTAATAACTGATTACAATGATTTATCATGTGTCTTTTGTGAACCAGGGACCAGCACTTCACTTGCATTCTAAAAAACTGTCTGTTAAGCCACAGTCAATATTTCAGACTCCCTGGTGTGCATCCCacgctcaataaatgttttttgagTAAATAATTGAATCATAAATAGGATTCATGATTTCTTTTCTCTTACCCAGTTCTTTTTGTTTGAAAGATTACTCTATAACAAGGCAATTATGGCTTTCCCCTACTATTCACATTTTACTTTTCTAGTTTAAAAATACCACCAATGGGAAAAATCAGTTATTCTTTATCTCCTTTGGGGATAAGGGTGGAAGTATGGGAATGCTATGTGTATTTAATATATGAAATCATTCTgttggtttattttgttttaggaGTCCAATGACTTTTCACAGTACCAGCTAAAAGGCTTGCTTAAAAAAAACTATCTAAACCAACACATAGAAAATGTTGAGAAGGAAATGAATCAGCAGCATTCAGGGCAAATCCAAAGGCAGTATGAAGATGAAGGAGGCTTTCTGAAGGAGGTGGAGTCCAGGAGAGTGGTCTCTGAGGATACTTCCCACTACATCTTGATAAAAGGTACCACATACCATCACTTACTTGATGGTTAAAACCCAAAAGTATGTTGTGTCTCTGAATTCTATAAACTCCCACTTGCAGATAATATGAATGAAGCCCTACTTAATTTATtaactataattattattaatgtgATGATCTATACAACCTTTATTAGTACTGTACAACCTGTATTATTAGTTAATACAACCTGTATTAACTAGTACTGTACCAACACACTTTAATTAATTCCTAGTTGCTGGTTAAATGAGAATTTATAACTTCATCATGAGAACAAGTATATTCTTACTCATCTAACTAGAAGCATGCTGTCACCCTGTAGAATGACCTAGtgacactgttttcatttttctcaaggtATTCAAGCTAAGAAAGTCACAGAAGTGGATTCAGAGTCCCCTCCTTCTTGCAGCGAAAAGCATAGCAGGGCTTTAGACACAAAGTCACCTCCGTGTGAAAAACTGAAGCCAAAGAAAGAGCCTGACGCCTCCCCGCCCTCCCCAAGAACCTTGCTGGCCATGCAGGCTGCCCTGCTGGGCAGTAGCTCAGAAGATGAGCTGGAGGGTGAGCATCGCAGGCTGTGTGatgtgaagaacccacctgctccCGCCCCTGAGGGTTCTGTGTCCCCGCTGACCCTCTTGGCCATTCAGAGAGCTctcgatgatgatgatgaagatctGAAAGTGCATGCTGGTGTGCAGACAGAAGGGGCGGGCAGGAGAAAACCAAGACCGCTGGTGAGCAGTTCTGATGAGGAAGCTGCGGAAGAACCTGAAgtgagagatggagacagagagctGTTGATGGCAGTGCCTCGTGCTGCCAGTGTGACCCTAACAGAGGACCATGTGACCAACACCAGTGATGAAAAAGAGCGGACAGACTCGGCTCCTTTACCGCGGACTGTCTTTTGTCAAGGCAGCGAGTCTAGCCTTCCAAAAGAACAGACGCCATCTATGCACGCAGTGAAGGAACCCTTTCAGACCAGCGCTGAGTCTACAGCTCAGGATGGAAAAGATCTGGTTCCTCTAGAAAGCACTGTGGTCCCACACGGGGATGCACCTGGGCTCTGGGGGGAACCAGAGCAGATACCAACACCTCCGACAAGCTCAAGTTCTGGGTCAAGGAGTGGGACGTACACCAAAGTGTCCGAGCCACAGCAGGCTCTTCCCCCCGAGAGTAAACATGACACCTCTGTTCTCTCAAGTGATGACGAAACAGGATCTGAGAAACATCCTGCCCCTGACGTCGTTGGCACCGCCAGTTTGCAGGACTCGAGTAACACCCTGAGTGTTGCTAGAGAGACAGTAAGTGACTTAGGAAATGTGGCATCTGTTAGTGCCCCAGAGCATGAGAATTTCTTGAAAACCATCCAAGAACAGGAGACCGTTGAATCTGCAGGCCAGGGTTTGATTTTGGCGCCAAAGTCCACGGAACCAACAGAAGTAGACTCCGAAGACAGTGAATCTGACGGTAGGTGCTTGTGCTTTcctaagagataaagaaaagcaggattTCACACCTGAGCATGGTCCAGGTCCACATTGTTCAGCTGATGAACTAGAGACCCAGAAGGGTCAAGTGGCTTTGCCAGGGACACATAGCTCATAATGCAATCTTGACCTTTCCTGGTGGCTGCTCTTTTTGTTGTACTTAAATTAGGGAGGAAGTGCCCTATTTGGAGAAGATAAAGGTGAgtttccctttaatttttttagttttttgttttgaaataattagaaagtttaaaaatgttgaaaaaaatgcttcAAAACCTTCTATCTCCCTCACCTAGAACCTCATTACTGGCATTTTACCACATTGGTTTTCCCgtatctctctctctatatatatataaacatgtacacatgtatattatatatttatacacatttatgtacagtcaatggagaaggcaatggcaccccactccagtactcttgcctggaaaatcccatggacggaggagcctgttaggctgcagtccatgggttcgctgagttggacatgactgagcgacttcactttcacttttcactttcatgcattggagaaggaaatggcaacccactccagtattcttgcctggagaatcccagggacgggggagcctggtgggctgccgtctatggggtcgcacagaattggacatgactgaagcgacttagcagcagcagcagcatgtacagTCAAACCTCATTTTTCATATTTGCAAAATTGCCTcctcattaaaatttatttcttagctCAGAATCCGTCCTCACAAAGGTGTCTTTGTGGTCATCTGCAGACATGCAGAATGACCAAAAACTTGAGTAACCACACTTCCCAGCTGAGGTTGAGCAGGAGACAGTCTGCCTTCTTGGTTCCACTCCCCTGCAGAGGTGACCAGAGGGTGGAGACTGGTGCAGCATAGACCAGGAAGCTCCAGCTCTGGGGCCATCAGATGGGGCTGGAATCCCAACCCCTGCACCTGTTCATGGGGGCGTGCAAACACCCTTGAGCTCACACTCGTGTCTGCAGTTCCTCTCCAGCGTCACAGCTCTCACTCCACTCTCTGACCTCTTTGTAATTTCCCTGGCTGACAGTGAAGGACCTTCCACTGTCTTCAGTGTATTTACGTATTGGCTCATTCTCTGTAACCACCTCCTGgtctccctggctgcctccttgGAGGACGGCTGTCTCCTTGGCCCCAGCCCTCAGCCCTGAGAGCCCCAGGTCCTCTGTCTTGAGTGTGTCCTCAGAGCGAGCTCTCTTCACCTGAAGTAGAGGAAGGGAATTAATCcataaatgctttttaaagaggagaagaaacatcgagagaggagggaagggacgTGGAAGAGGAAGAGCTGTTTCTCCTGAGTCTTTCTCCAGGGCTTTCTTTCTAAGTCACAGCTTTTTTCTCTGCTGTGTTCATAGTGAAACTGCATAAAAACGTTTTCAGCAACCTCCATAATTGTGTACATACCCTgatagttctttttaaattttaaaacaatattagtTAACTTAGAGAACATTTTTGTATGAAGCAGATTGTGTAAGTATTGAAAGCTCAGTTCCTAATTTCAAAGACAGTGCCAGTATACCTAGTTGAAGAGGCTTATTTTGAAGTTACAGACAGTTACTGCTAAatctatttaataataatatactatggttatgtgttttcttttacttttaggtCTTTCCTTTTTAGGGTAGGACACTTTTCAGGATTCTTTGGAAAGCTCTCGATTTCAGGATAACTTTAATGTTTCACTTGTAGACACAATGGCCTCATTATTTTGGTACAGGAAGTTTCATCGAAGTGCAGAGTGTAAATAGCAGCGATGAACTTCAGGCTGACTTACGGGAAGCTTCCAGACCTCCCTCTGGACAAGGTGAGGAGGAACCGACAGGAACTGAGAAGGAAGAGGCCACTGGTGACTCCGAGGGCCTCCCGAGAGATACGTCTGAGAGTGAGGCCGTGGCTACTGAGCGACACGGAGAGACTGAAAAAGATGCAGACAATTCGCTCAACGAGTGGCAAGATATCGATCTGGTAATAACGTGCCATCGTGCTCTCACTCACTGCTAAGGAAGCCGAGTTAAGTAGCGTTTGCGTTTCCCAGGAGTTGCAGGTTGAATCCTTACTAGCTGCTCATACgcatcttcttgctcctcctgacGGCTCCTTTCTCGCGGAGGTTGCCGGCCGGGATAGTGTCCGCTCCCTGTGTGAGGTAGTGAGGGAACCCTATTGGTTTTACAGACTTGCTCAGAAGCCCAAGGGGGAAGCTTTGTAAGGTGAAGCAGCTTACTGGCAACTCTAGTCAGACTAAATGCAGACTACTCAGAACCAGCGAACTTAACCGGGTTAGTACAGTCGTCTGCAAGTGAAGTTATCTTACAGGACGAGCTGGAAGCTCTGGAGAGCAACCTCTTAACCCAGCAGAACTCACTGAAAGCtcaacaacagcagcaagaaCGGGTGGCCGCTACTGTGACAGGGCAGATGTTCTTGGAAAGCCAGGTGGGTGCACGGCCGGGGCCTCCTTGAACAACACCTGCCATGTCTCTACTGAATCAGACCCTCCGAGGGAACGTGCACTGACTGACACGTTTAGGCACGGCCCCCACTTCCGGGGCATGGCCTCCACTTCCGGGGCACGGCCCCCCACTTCCGGGGGGAGGCCGGGTCACGCTCCTCAGCAGGGCTCATGGAGTGTCTGTCTCTTCAGGAACTGCTCCGCCTGTTCGGCATCCCCTACATCGAGGCTCCCATGGAAGCAGAGGCTCAGTGCGCCATCCTGGATCTGACCGACCAGACTTCCGGAACCATCACCGACGACAGTGATATTTGGCTGTTCGGGGCGCGGCACGTCTACAAAAACTTCTTCAATAAAAACAAGTTTGTAGAATATTACCAGTATGTGGACTTTCACAACCAATTAGGTAAGACTTAAGAGTATGGTTACTTTTTGAAATTTACCTTAGGAATTTATATGAATTCTTTCTTTCCAAGGGACTAGGTGGTGTATTAATAGAAGTGGTATGGGGAGACcatattcgatccctgggtcggaaagatcccctggagaaggaaatggcaacccactccattgttcttgcctggagtatgcCATGAGCAGAGGAACCGggagagctacagtctatggagttgcgaagagttggacacgactgagtggctaacccTTTCACATACATGTTTTCGTATGATGGTCTTTTGCTTCTGAAGAATAggattttattgctttattttagttgcactgggtcttcgcagAAAGCTaagtgcaggctttctctagttacggtgaCCGGGGCTACTGTtcactgtggtgcacgggcttctcattgcggtcgCTTCTGtcattgcagagcacgggcttaaGGTCcacgggctttagtagttgtggctcccgggcttagttgctgtgcagcatgtgagatcttcccagaccagggatcaaacccatgtcccctgcattggcagacaggttcttatCCACcatactaccagggaagtccagaatagGATTTTAAACTCAGAATGAAGAAGTTAAAGCCCTTGTCATATTTAGATGTTTTCTGTAGTTTCAGTCATCAGACCTGGTTACACTCGATTGGTTACCTGCGCTCTCCAGAGTAAACTGGAGGTGGCAGAGTGGGGAGGCAGGTGCGAGTCACTCCCACCGCAATCATGAGCCTCAGGGTCCTGTATTATTTCTGGCAGTGATAACTCATCCTCCCATTCCTTCAGCAAATACACACTGAGTGATTCCTATATGCCAGTTGTTGTTCTTGGCATTGGGAAGTGGGGAAACAGCAGAGAATAAAACAGTccagcaggagacacagatgatGATAAAAACACATAAATCATAATTTGACAGCAGTGTGagccaaatagaaaaataaaaccacaaaagaGGCGAGAGTGTCCTGCAGTCACAGGAAGTGTGTGTCCTTTGTATTCAAACAAGGCTTTACTAATCGTACCTTTGTGGCTGGAGCTAAAGGAGAGAGGAAGCAGGAGCTACAGGTACCTTGGGGTCAGCATGTCTGACAGAGGGActggcatgtgcaaaggccctgaggcagaaagaAACCTGGTTGGCATGTTCTAGAGAGGCATGGAGGTGGTtttgggctgaattgtgtctcccCAGAATTCATGCGTA encodes:
- the ERCC5 gene encoding DNA excision repair protein ERCC-5 isoform X1 encodes the protein MGVQGLWKLLECSGRQISPETLEGKILAVDISIWLNQALKGVRDRHGNSIENAHLLTLFHRLCKLLFFRIRPIFVFDGDAPLLKKQTLAKRRHKKDLAASDSKTTTEKLLKTFLKRQVLKTALKSKREEALPSLTQVQREDDIYALPPLQEKEKNSSEEEDEKEWQERMSQKQALQEEFFRNPHAVDIESEDFNSLPLEVKHEILTDMKEFTKRRRTLFEAMPEESNDFSQYQLKGLLKKNYLNQHIENVEKEMNQQHSGQIQRQYEDEGGFLKEVESRRVVSEDTSHYILIKGIQAKKVTEVDSESPPSCSEKHSRALDTKSPPCEKLKPKKEPDASPPSPRTLLAMQAALLGSSSEDELEGEHRRLCDVKNPPAPAPEGSVSPLTLLAIQRALDDDDEDLKVHAGVQTEGAGRRKPRPLVSSSDEEAAEEPEVRDGDRELLMAVPRAASVTLTEDHVTNTSDEKERTDSAPLPRTVFCQGSESSLPKEQTPSMHAVKEPFQTSAESTAQDGKDLVPLESTVVPHGDAPGLWGEPEQIPTPPTSSSSGSRSGTYTKVSEPQQALPPESKHDTSVLSSDDETGSEKHPAPDVVGTASLQDSSNTLSVARETVSDLGNVASVSAPEHENFLKTIQEQETVESAGQGLILAPKSTEPTEVDSEDSESDGSFIEVQSVNSSDELQADLREASRPPSGQGEEEPTGTEKEEATGDSEGLPRDTSESEAVATERHGETEKDADNSLNEWQDIDLDELEALESNLLTQQNSLKAQQQQQERVAATVTGQMFLESQELLRLFGIPYIEAPMEAEAQCAILDLTDQTSGTITDDSDIWLFGARHVYKNFFNKNKFVEYYQYVDFHNQLGLDRNKLINLAYLLGSDYTEGIPTVGCVTAMEILNEFPGHGLEPLQKFSEWWHEAQEKKKIRPNPYDTKVKKKLRKLQLMPGFPNPAVADAYLKPVVDESKGSFLWGKPDLDKIREFCQRYFGWNRTKTDESLFPVLKQLNVHQTQLRIDSFFRLAQQEKQEAKGIKSQRLNRAVTCMLRKEREAAASEMEAASVAMEKESEFLDEEKGKTQKRGTANRWKEPSSPKRKRLSDSKGGNDSGGFLGEAYLSQSSEASSGEDAEYFPAMGVQRAKAPGGSRARASAAQSAAQPAPRRDGGTTTSSSSDDDDGAGAKPVLVTARPVFGKRKGRRRSTRGRKWKT